The Deltaproteobacteria bacterium genome includes a region encoding these proteins:
- the rpmG gene encoding 50S ribosomal protein L33 has translation MREMITLACEQCKSRNYTSTKNKRKTPDKLAFKKYCRFCRTHTLHKETK, from the coding sequence ATGCGTGAAATGATTACTTTAGCCTGCGAGCAATGCAAAAGCAGAAATTATACTTCTACGAAGAATAAACGCAAAACGCCTGACAAATTGGCGTTCAAGAAATATTGTCGATTCTGCAGGACCCATACCCTTCACAAAGAAACCAAATAG